In the genome of Saprospira sp. CCB-QB6, one region contains:
- a CDS encoding protein kinase domain-containing protein yields MSSFYTNSTKEKINLASKPLAEGGEGKLFAIRTPKRYQTSLAKIYHPNKLDEGRIKKISYLLEHPIEQEERPFFVWPQQLLSDKEGKGRGFLMPLVEGKKLALFCLPKLPKSLATNWAQYDFSHKKGRENRLKVAYQLAYALYLLQRGGEYVLVDFKPENILLHENGQISIVDIDSIQILENGELKFRAPVATPEFSAPEYYRGKIEQFSASWDNFALAVIIYKLLLGVHPYAATAKQKNLSSLHQNIERGLFVHHPQAETLFEVRPSLHQAYYELPEKLQALFQTAFVAGHERAELRPRPEDFCLVIAEELEDKSFYRQFLQKDLEGKLAKASLEKVVMALEQSPIPEKILGQKVIPAQFAEICQWELPEALNPQQDIWVKLEQKAYDLRHKNKLAPRLLLLAALLSFILPPCVFLYITSQREGISSSVALLLMLWFLLGFPLIFIRFAMGNRKEELEAIDLVQDEMIKQRERYLAYWRFAKETIQPLWQSMRLSLSNEIDDLRSKWTKETNTIKEQLSALLDEEEKSWRVSEKQILPKLAEIHPLLQNVSSIAEAEKRLQEAEENALAKLQTQTFEQANSLEELSASAFKKTAKKLEEAVQQVQENARNERSKLSHRKNKQLASLNDQLEKLGDISAFLVQELNWPQAVVQAFLNELQPFGLDYINLWQAIDAKQAALIGKSEVVVDLAPFIQKDSDYQAFQKRLFKFRKIQKEFKQSERELEDQFVLDQIAIAKKEKEEIAALKDKQKKLALLGPEARRKQAIEQSKAEFNQYYTAFLKQKYAVSQQLLQKREAQQKDYQALAQSVERTQKDIALAYAQLLKEQKLANEMILEGYREKIAFWDNPQLNNFEHLMNKAEELRY; encoded by the coding sequence ATGAGCTCCTTTTACACGAATTCGACTAAAGAGAAAATAAATTTAGCTTCCAAACCGCTAGCAGAAGGTGGAGAAGGGAAGCTTTTTGCGATCCGAACCCCCAAGCGTTATCAAACTAGTTTGGCCAAAATTTATCATCCGAACAAACTAGATGAAGGTCGAATAAAAAAAATTTCCTACTTATTAGAACATCCTATTGAGCAAGAGGAGCGGCCTTTTTTTGTTTGGCCACAACAGCTTTTAAGCGATAAGGAGGGCAAAGGGCGTGGATTTTTGATGCCTTTGGTGGAAGGAAAAAAGTTGGCGCTTTTTTGTTTGCCCAAGTTGCCTAAATCCTTGGCGACAAATTGGGCGCAGTATGATTTTTCGCATAAAAAAGGGAGAGAAAACCGCTTAAAAGTTGCTTATCAGTTAGCTTATGCTCTTTATCTTTTGCAGCGGGGCGGAGAATATGTTCTGGTAGATTTTAAGCCCGAAAATATTTTATTGCATGAAAATGGGCAAATTTCTATTGTTGATATTGATTCAATACAGATTTTGGAAAATGGCGAATTAAAATTTAGGGCGCCAGTGGCTACCCCAGAATTTTCTGCGCCAGAATATTATCGGGGAAAAATTGAGCAGTTTTCTGCTAGCTGGGATAACTTTGCCTTGGCCGTTATCATTTACAAATTGTTGTTGGGGGTTCATCCTTATGCGGCAACGGCCAAGCAAAAAAATCTGAGCAGTTTACATCAGAATATCGAGCGGGGATTATTTGTCCATCATCCTCAGGCCGAAACGCTTTTTGAAGTGCGGCCAAGTCTACATCAGGCTTATTACGAGTTGCCCGAAAAACTACAAGCGCTTTTTCAAACTGCTTTTGTGGCGGGACATGAGCGGGCTGAGCTTCGGCCTCGTCCTGAAGATTTTTGTTTAGTGATTGCAGAAGAATTGGAAGACAAAAGTTTTTATCGGCAATTTTTACAAAAAGATTTAGAGGGAAAATTAGCCAAAGCTTCTTTGGAAAAAGTGGTGATGGCCCTGGAGCAAAGCCCAATTCCAGAAAAAATTCTGGGACAAAAAGTCATTCCAGCTCAATTTGCAGAAATCTGTCAATGGGAACTGCCCGAAGCCTTAAATCCGCAACAGGATATTTGGGTCAAATTGGAGCAAAAAGCCTATGATTTACGCCATAAAAATAAATTGGCGCCTCGTTTACTGCTACTTGCGGCCCTACTTTCTTTTATTTTGCCTCCTTGCGTTTTTCTTTATATCACTTCTCAGAGAGAGGGGATTAGTAGTTCTGTGGCCTTACTGCTTATGCTTTGGTTCCTTTTAGGATTCCCGCTAATTTTTATTCGCTTTGCTATGGGCAATCGGAAAGAAGAGCTTGAAGCAATAGATCTTGTGCAAGACGAGATGATAAAACAAAGAGAGCGATATTTAGCCTATTGGCGCTTTGCTAAAGAAACAATCCAACCACTTTGGCAAAGTATGCGGTTAAGTTTGAGCAATGAAATTGACGACCTGCGCTCAAAATGGACGAAAGAAACAAACACCATCAAAGAACAACTATCGGCTTTGCTAGATGAAGAAGAAAAAAGTTGGCGGGTGAGTGAAAAACAAATTTTGCCAAAATTGGCCGAGATTCATCCTCTGCTCCAAAATGTTTCGTCTATAGCCGAGGCCGAGAAGCGTTTGCAAGAAGCTGAAGAAAATGCTTTAGCTAAATTGCAGACGCAAACCTTTGAACAGGCCAATTCGCTGGAGGAATTGTCGGCTAGCGCCTTTAAAAAAACGGCAAAAAAGCTTGAAGAGGCAGTTCAGCAAGTTCAAGAAAATGCCAGAAATGAACGATCTAAATTAAGCCATCGCAAAAATAAACAATTAGCCAGTTTAAACGACCAGCTTGAAAAACTAGGCGACATTTCTGCTTTTTTGGTCCAAGAACTAAACTGGCCCCAAGCCGTCGTTCAAGCTTTTTTGAATGAGCTGCAGCCCTTTGGCTTAGATTACATTAACCTTTGGCAAGCTATAGATGCCAAACAGGCAGCTTTGATCGGAAAAAGTGAAGTGGTGGTTGATTTGGCCCCTTTTATTCAAAAAGATAGTGATTACCAGGCTTTCCAAAAGCGGTTATTTAAATTTCGTAAGATCCAAAAAGAGTTTAAGCAATCAGAACGAGAACTGGAAGATCAGTTTGTTTTGGACCAAATTGCTATTGCCAAAAAAGAAAAGGAAGAAATTGCAGCCCTAAAAGACAAACAGAAAAAACTAGCCCTATTAGGACCTGAAGCAAGGCGAAAACAAGCTATTGAACAATCTAAAGCTGAGTTTAATCAATATTACACGGCTTTTTTAAAGCAAAAATATGCAGTTTCTCAACAACTACTACAAAAAAGAGAAGCCCAACAAAAAGACTATCAAGCTTTGGCCCAAAGCGTTGAAAGAACCCAGAAAGATATAGCACTTGCCTATGCACAACTTTTGAAGGAACAAAAATTGGCCAATGAAATGATTTTGGAAGGGTATCGAGAAAAGATTGCATTTTGGGATAACCCACAACTCAATAATTTTGAGCACTTAATGAATAAAGCTGAAGAATTGAGGTACTAG
- a CDS encoding purple acid phosphatase family protein, whose translation MMRYSLIFFFLFSFSFSWAKPIRFRAVLRQDPSQSISIGWEQVSGKAPVLYYGPKDLGQKAKAYPLKQIPQKSYQVKGMLTYFARLANLQPNTNYYFVVCDEEGCGQRYSFKTLPSSPKERLSIVAGGDSRNYQAARINANRLVARLHPHLVVFDGDMTALGTPKQWQGWLDDWQETITPEGRITAMVVARGNHELSNETLYKLFDLPNPKAYYALSLGGNLMRLYTLNSMMPAAGLQADWLAEDLAAHQDHAWRFAQYHHPMRPHVKRKSEKEELAKAWAPLFERYGVQLALECDSHTSKYTWPIRYSQEQGHEEGFIRDDKNGVVYIGEGGWGAPLRNADDTKSWTRAAGKLNQVKWLFVSLENIEIRTVKSDNASLIGFLDDDSRFSMPKNIMLWQPQQEEHIDLANNYLLRYQPPTDKAKTALMELSAKAEQQRLRLFWACKYEGHNYRFLIQHSHNKIYWSTLAELEGAGPSEELPNHYEFADIQQRPLSQQSYYRISVLDEDGELLDRQELLVKASQENEERIPLLSVNLLRKHLPINLALHKAEEAVRFELFDVNRNSQRRYKMALGAGRQEVQLNIQGLKAGDYLLEISYDGRLEKRAIRLYIP comes from the coding sequence ATGATGCGATATAGTTTAATTTTCTTTTTTCTCTTCAGTTTTTCCTTTTCTTGGGCCAAGCCCATCCGTTTTCGCGCCGTTTTGCGCCAAGATCCTAGCCAAAGTATTAGTATCGGTTGGGAACAAGTTTCTGGCAAGGCGCCCGTCCTTTATTATGGTCCCAAGGATTTGGGCCAAAAGGCCAAAGCTTATCCCCTCAAACAAATCCCCCAAAAAAGCTATCAGGTAAAGGGAATGCTGACTTATTTCGCCCGCTTAGCCAATTTGCAACCCAATACTAACTACTATTTTGTAGTTTGCGATGAGGAAGGCTGCGGCCAACGCTATTCGTTCAAAACTTTACCTAGTTCTCCCAAAGAACGCTTATCTATTGTAGCTGGAGGAGATTCTAGAAATTATCAGGCGGCCAGAATAAATGCCAACCGTTTGGTGGCCCGATTGCACCCGCATTTAGTAGTTTTTGATGGCGATATGACCGCTTTGGGCACGCCCAAACAATGGCAGGGTTGGTTAGATGATTGGCAAGAAACGATTACCCCTGAAGGCAGAATAACCGCTATGGTGGTGGCCAGAGGAAATCATGAGCTTTCTAATGAAACTTTGTATAAGTTATTTGATTTGCCCAACCCCAAAGCTTATTACGCTTTGAGTTTAGGCGGCAACCTCATGCGCTTATATACCCTGAATAGCATGATGCCCGCAGCAGGCTTGCAAGCCGATTGGTTAGCCGAAGATTTGGCCGCTCATCAGGATCATGCTTGGCGATTCGCCCAATATCATCATCCTATGCGCCCACATGTAAAACGCAAATCAGAAAAAGAAGAATTGGCCAAGGCTTGGGCGCCTTTATTTGAGCGCTATGGAGTACAATTGGCCCTAGAATGCGATTCGCATACTTCTAAATACACTTGGCCCATTCGCTACAGTCAAGAGCAAGGCCATGAAGAAGGTTTTATCCGCGATGATAAAAATGGAGTGGTTTATATAGGTGAAGGCGGCTGGGGAGCCCCACTCCGCAACGCCGATGATACAAAAAGTTGGACCAGAGCCGCAGGCAAACTCAACCAAGTGAAATGGTTGTTTGTCAGCCTAGAAAATATCGAAATTCGCACTGTTAAATCAGATAATGCTAGCCTAATTGGCTTTTTAGATGATGATAGCCGCTTTAGCATGCCCAAAAATATTATGCTTTGGCAACCTCAGCAAGAAGAGCATATTGACCTGGCCAATAATTATTTATTGCGTTATCAACCACCTACCGATAAGGCCAAAACAGCTTTGATGGAACTAAGCGCCAAGGCAGAACAACAACGCCTGCGCTTATTTTGGGCCTGCAAATATGAAGGCCATAATTATCGCTTTCTGATTCAGCATTCACACAATAAAATTTATTGGTCTACTCTGGCAGAACTAGAAGGAGCTGGCCCTTCAGAGGAATTACCCAACCACTACGAGTTTGCCGATATTCAACAGCGTCCCTTGAGCCAACAATCTTATTATCGCATTTCGGTTTTAGATGAAGATGGTGAATTATTAGATCGCCAAGAGCTCCTGGTTAAAGCTAGCCAAGAAAATGAAGAACGCATTCCACTCTTATCCGTGAATTTATTGCGCAAACATTTACCCATTAACCTTGCTTTGCATAAGGCAGAGGAAGCCGTTCGCTTTGAGCTTTTTGATGTGAACCGAAATAGCCAAAGACGCTATAAAATGGCTTTAGGTGCAGGCAGGCAAGAGGTTCAACTCAATATTCAGGGACTAAAAGCAGGAGATTATCTTCTGGAAATAAGTTATGATGGTCGACTCGAAAAAAGAGCAATCCGTTTATATATTCCTTAA
- a CDS encoding N-acetylglucosamine kinase, producing MHLIADSGSTKTDWYFLASNGRYQLFQAAGMNPVTYSHLELKKAIQEVLEQFSCASIQQISFYGAGCAAEEAADKMQQLLAEAFPKCSNIEVKSDLWATIRAFGKPVQPGFYCILGTGSNACFFDGERLVQLRPSLGYLLGDEGSANALGRQLIKDYLYKVMPSSLAQAFAQQFPIVQAPNFIAQLYAQERPNAFLGQFSRFLSQNRQTNYIEKALKYHFSDFICQQLLIFEAAKNYPIHFTGSIAAVFEPELQAALSAAQLQRAKILASPLPKLLHYHLT from the coding sequence ATGCACCTAATAGCCGATAGTGGATCGACAAAAACGGATTGGTATTTTTTAGCCTCGAATGGTCGCTATCAACTGTTTCAGGCTGCTGGGATGAATCCCGTAACTTATAGCCATTTAGAGTTAAAAAAAGCCATTCAAGAAGTTTTAGAGCAGTTTTCCTGCGCCTCTATCCAACAAATCTCTTTCTATGGAGCGGGCTGCGCTGCTGAAGAAGCAGCCGATAAAATGCAACAGCTACTAGCCGAAGCTTTTCCCAAATGTTCTAATATAGAAGTAAAGTCTGACTTATGGGCTACAATTCGGGCCTTTGGCAAGCCGGTTCAGCCTGGGTTTTACTGCATTTTGGGTACAGGCAGCAATGCCTGCTTCTTTGATGGCGAACGCTTGGTCCAACTACGCCCCTCTTTGGGCTATTTATTAGGCGACGAAGGCAGTGCCAATGCCTTGGGGCGGCAACTGATTAAAGACTACTTGTATAAAGTGATGCCAAGCTCCTTAGCCCAAGCTTTTGCCCAACAATTCCCAATAGTTCAAGCGCCAAATTTTATTGCCCAACTTTATGCTCAAGAACGTCCAAATGCTTTTTTGGGACAGTTTTCTCGTTTTTTATCCCAAAATCGACAAACTAATTACATTGAAAAAGCCTTAAAATATCATTTTTCAGACTTTATCTGCCAACAGCTGCTTATATTTGAGGCTGCAAAAAACTACCCCATTCATTTTACAGGCAGCATAGCTGCTGTCTTTGAGCCTGAATTACAAGCTGCACTTTCCGCAGCCCAACTTCAGCGGGCAAAAATATTGGCCAGCCCGCTTCCCAAGCTGCTCCATTATCACCTGACTTAA
- a CDS encoding Lrp/AsnC ligand binding domain-containing protein has product MYGKKENIDETDRKILNILLKDANTSYVDIAKQIHVSPGTVHVRMKRLVRIGIVKKAFLNVDYNKLGYDICAFLGIHLENSSFYSQVVDALYHIPEVVNAHYTTGNYSIFVRIICRDTEHLREVLHEKIQEIPGVQRTETFISLEESIHRTISLEGKEEQV; this is encoded by the coding sequence ATGTACGGAAAGAAAGAAAACATAGACGAAACGGACCGTAAAATTCTCAATATTTTACTCAAAGATGCCAACACCTCGTATGTAGATATTGCCAAACAGATTCATGTATCTCCAGGCACAGTCCATGTCCGCATGAAACGCTTAGTCCGCATCGGCATTGTAAAAAAAGCATTCTTAAATGTAGACTACAATAAATTAGGCTACGATATCTGTGCTTTTTTGGGAATTCATTTAGAAAATAGTTCTTTTTATAGCCAAGTAGTAGATGCTCTCTATCATATCCCCGAGGTCGTTAATGCTCACTACACTACAGGAAATTACAGCATTTTTGTCCGCATCATCTGCAGAGATACCGAGCATTTAAGAGAAGTATTACATGAAAAGATTCAGGAAATCCCAGGCGTTCAACGCACAGAAACCTTTATCTCATTAGAAGAGAGCATCCATCGTACAATTTCACTAGAAGGCAAAGAGGAGCAAGTTTAA
- a CDS encoding BrxA/BrxB family bacilliredoxin, which translates to MYPEHLTAPMAKDLTDHGFKGLETAEDVKAILGQKTGTALVVVNSVCGCAAGNARPGVKLALAQATKQPTEAVTVFAGVHKEAVDTARQFMLPYPPSSPSVALFKDGKLVHFLERHHIEGSTAEMIAANLKAAIERFCD; encoded by the coding sequence ATGTATCCAGAACATCTGACTGCACCTATGGCCAAAGACCTTACCGATCATGGCTTCAAAGGTCTTGAAACTGCTGAAGACGTAAAGGCTATTTTGGGCCAAAAAACAGGAACAGCTTTGGTCGTGGTCAATTCTGTCTGTGGCTGCGCCGCGGGTAATGCCCGCCCAGGCGTAAAATTAGCCCTAGCGCAAGCAACTAAGCAACCCACCGAAGCCGTTACCGTTTTTGCCGGTGTACATAAAGAAGCCGTAGACACAGCCCGCCAATTTATGTTGCCTTATCCTCCCTCTTCGCCTTCTGTGGCTTTGTTCAAAGATGGCAAATTGGTACACTTCCTAGAGCGTCACCATATCGAGGGCAGTACGGCCGAAATGATCGCCGCTAACCTTAAGGCCGCTATCGAACGCTTTTGCGACTAA
- a CDS encoding acyl-CoA thioesterase yields MPANERTTTFTFLAEPSDVNFGGKVHGGAVMKWIDQVSYACAASWSGHYCVTVYVGGIQFYRPIKIGQSVRLEAKVIHTGSSSMHIAVDVYSKDLRDGDWEKTTHCIIIFVAVDEMGKTVNVPKWEPKTEKDKALEDYAKRLMEHRERIQKEMSPYVKEQTGA; encoded by the coding sequence ATGCCAGCTAACGAAAGAACAACCACCTTTACTTTTTTGGCCGAACCTAGCGATGTGAACTTTGGTGGCAAGGTGCATGGAGGGGCGGTAATGAAATGGATTGACCAAGTGAGTTATGCTTGTGCGGCTAGTTGGAGCGGCCATTATTGCGTGACTGTATACGTGGGGGGGATTCAGTTTTATCGGCCAATCAAAATTGGTCAAAGTGTGCGTTTAGAGGCCAAAGTAATTCATACGGGCAGTAGCTCTATGCACATTGCCGTAGATGTTTACTCTAAAGATTTGAGAGATGGCGATTGGGAAAAAACGACCCATTGCATCATCATTTTTGTGGCTGTCGATGAAATGGGGAAAACGGTAAATGTGCCAAAGTGGGAGCCTAAAACGGAAAAAGATAAGGCGCTTGAGGATTATGCCAAGCGCCTTATGGAACATCGGGAGCGCATTCAGAAAGAAATGTCGCCCTATGTAAAAGAACAAACGGGAGCTTAA
- a CDS encoding ligand-binding sensor domain-containing protein, with protein MKKTAQIIGLSFLLCRNFSCAEQKVPSSKAEKTTAVASSAQQPLRFSSAIMAIHRDRSGNYWLASHKEGVCRYNGKSVEYFTVDQGLADNQVRSIQEDQLGRIYFGTAQGVCRYEQGKIIRLVENSWEPALKEKDFGQFDLWFNADTKEGAYCYDGEKLSYWAFPLGDKRDVNNAYALTDFSRGKNGALYWATYAAAFIYEGQGVQRIDNETLGLKKEEGLHIRSILKDSKGRLWIGNNGIGVLLMQGDTVLNFSREKGLLMPMEAFRENTEKRAFTKNKGLQSVFLIVEDQKGNIWFSDRDTDLWRFDGKNIQNYKITENDAPSMPLSFYEEENGILLFGLSNGKVYQFDGQSFQERF; from the coding sequence ATGAAAAAAACAGCTCAAATAATTGGTCTTTCTTTTTTGCTCTGCCGAAATTTTTCTTGCGCAGAACAGAAAGTGCCCAGCAGCAAAGCAGAAAAAACAACAGCTGTTGCATCCTCAGCTCAGCAGCCGCTAAGGTTTAGTTCTGCAATTATGGCTATACATCGGGATCGCAGCGGAAATTATTGGCTGGCTAGCCATAAGGAGGGCGTTTGCCGTTATAATGGAAAAAGCGTTGAATATTTTACTGTTGATCAGGGCTTGGCCGATAATCAGGTTCGTTCTATACAGGAAGATCAATTGGGCCGAATTTATTTTGGCACTGCTCAGGGGGTATGTCGTTATGAGCAAGGAAAAATTATTCGCTTAGTAGAAAATAGCTGGGAACCAGCGCTAAAAGAAAAAGATTTTGGCCAATTTGACCTTTGGTTTAATGCCGACACAAAAGAGGGCGCTTATTGCTACGATGGTGAAAAATTAAGCTATTGGGCTTTTCCTTTGGGGGATAAGCGAGATGTGAATAACGCTTATGCGCTAACTGATTTTTCTAGAGGAAAAAATGGAGCTTTGTATTGGGCTACTTATGCCGCAGCTTTTATTTATGAAGGGCAGGGCGTTCAGCGAATTGATAATGAAACTTTGGGCCTTAAAAAAGAGGAGGGCTTGCACATCAGAAGTATTTTGAAAGATTCAAAAGGACGCTTGTGGATCGGCAATAATGGGATTGGCGTTTTGTTAATGCAGGGTGATACCGTCCTAAATTTTTCAAGAGAAAAAGGCTTGTTAATGCCCATGGAAGCATTTCGAGAAAATACAGAAAAAAGAGCATTTACTAAGAATAAAGGCTTGCAATCTGTTTTTCTTATTGTGGAGGACCAAAAGGGAAATATTTGGTTTTCTGATCGAGATACTGACCTTTGGCGATTTGATGGGAAGAATATTCAAAATTATAAGATCACTGAAAATGATGCTCCATCAATGCCACTCAGTTTTTATGAGGAGGAAAATGGAATTTTACTTTTTGGCTTAAGTAACGGAAAAGTCTATCAATTTGATGGACAATCTTTTCAAGAACGTTTTTAG
- a CDS encoding MbnP family protein, protein MFNLLSKFSLAIAAFALVFSMGSCKKDEETATDTDLSMHLHYKVGTEDFAYDQVYTIDGVAVKFTLAQFYISGVNIMDDDNNMHSFEDLYILAKPSQMDYALGTIPASFGDHLHMLKFNIGVDSLTNSQTEADFTSRDANDPLAAQNPGMHWSWSSGYIFVKIEGEVDTDGDGTPDTAANWHIGTNNMLREVSLMAHQDMEGEEATIEVEFDLATVLTNTDLANDYSTHTMNNMPLATKVANNMATAFGVE, encoded by the coding sequence ATGTTTAATCTACTATCTAAATTTAGCCTAGCTATTGCTGCTTTTGCTTTGGTTTTTTCTATGGGATCTTGTAAAAAAGATGAGGAAACAGCCACAGACACAGACCTTAGTATGCATTTGCACTACAAAGTAGGTACAGAAGACTTTGCCTATGACCAAGTTTATACGATTGATGGTGTAGCAGTAAAATTTACCTTAGCTCAATTTTACATCTCTGGCGTCAATATTATGGATGATGACAATAATATGCACAGCTTTGAGGACCTTTACATTTTGGCTAAGCCTAGCCAGATGGATTATGCTCTAGGGACAATTCCCGCTAGCTTTGGCGACCATCTGCACATGCTCAAATTTAATATTGGAGTAGATTCTTTGACCAACAGCCAAACAGAAGCCGATTTTACAAGCCGTGATGCCAATGACCCTTTGGCTGCGCAAAACCCAGGAATGCACTGGAGTTGGAGCTCTGGGTATATCTTTGTTAAAATAGAAGGTGAAGTAGACACAGATGGCGATGGCACTCCTGATACTGCTGCAAACTGGCATATTGGTACAAACAATATGCTTCGCGAAGTTTCTTTGATGGCTCATCAGGATATGGAGGGCGAAGAAGCTACTATTGAGGTTGAATTTGATCTAGCCACAGTATTGACGAATACTGATTTGGCTAATGACTATAGCACACACACCATGAACAACATGCCTTTGGCGACTAAAGTGGCTAACAACATGGCTACGGCCTTTGGTGTAGAATAA
- a CDS encoding S41 family peptidase → MSQHNSSNSPLSFLQKVQIWLPALIGLSLALGVYMGLLLRQSSRASYQFDQDSPHTAEIGHFNGKVEEVLRFVDARYLEGVELEELEDAAIKAILDQLDPHSNYIPSQKLQAVNESLEGNFEGIGVEFFLLDDTVSITTVLKEGPADQAGLKVGDKFLRVNDSLFAGQKLDNEDIVKRLKGPAGSSVEVTVLRRGEAQPLKIVIKRGEIPVKSVDAGFMWDDKTGYIKISRFSSKTYKEFMEALEPLVEKEGMENLVIDLRQNPGGYLKEATEILNQLFKDKRLLVYTEGRSYKRKEYKSTGRSFFKVGRVAVLIDEGSASASEIMAGAIQDNDRGIIVGRRSFGKGLVQEQYGLSDESALRLTVARYYTPSGRLIQRPYKKGDEESYDQDFESRLKSGELYEEDSIKILDSTVYKTTGGRLVYGGGGIIPDVFVPLDSLNRNDFYVNARFNLPAFVYRYLDQHFKAFEGQKADDFLRNYQPPTQLMQAFKEYLVEQKELELDPAAWQKSQASLKRYIKGYLAEQLFGEAYFYKAMAEKDPVVLAAVKGLKTE, encoded by the coding sequence ATGTCTCAGCACAATTCTTCCAACAGTCCTCTTTCTTTCTTACAAAAGGTTCAAATTTGGCTCCCCGCTCTTATTGGACTCTCGCTGGCTTTAGGTGTTTATATGGGCCTGCTTTTGCGTCAGTCTAGTCGCGCAAGTTATCAGTTTGATCAAGATAGTCCACATACTGCCGAAATTGGCCACTTTAACGGAAAAGTAGAGGAGGTGCTGCGCTTTGTTGATGCTCGTTATTTAGAAGGGGTAGAACTAGAAGAATTAGAGGATGCTGCTATTAAGGCGATCCTCGATCAACTCGATCCGCACTCTAATTATATTCCCAGCCAAAAATTACAAGCTGTTAACGAATCGCTAGAAGGGAACTTTGAGGGCATTGGCGTAGAATTTTTCCTTTTAGATGATACCGTCTCGATTACGACAGTCCTCAAAGAAGGCCCAGCCGATCAAGCCGGCCTAAAAGTAGGCGATAAATTTCTACGCGTAAATGATAGCCTTTTTGCGGGCCAAAAGTTAGATAATGAAGATATCGTTAAACGCCTCAAAGGACCCGCAGGCTCAAGCGTAGAGGTTACCGTACTAAGAAGAGGAGAAGCCCAACCCCTAAAAATAGTCATTAAAAGAGGTGAAATTCCCGTCAAAAGTGTAGATGCTGGTTTTATGTGGGACGATAAAACGGGCTATATCAAAATTAGTCGCTTTAGTAGCAAAACTTATAAGGAGTTTATGGAGGCCCTAGAGCCTTTGGTAGAAAAGGAGGGCATGGAGAATCTAGTGATCGATCTGCGCCAAAATCCAGGCGGTTACCTCAAAGAAGCGACAGAAATCCTCAACCAATTGTTTAAAGATAAACGACTTTTGGTCTATACGGAAGGACGCAGCTACAAACGCAAAGAATATAAATCTACAGGCCGTAGCTTTTTTAAAGTGGGCCGAGTTGCCGTTTTGATCGATGAAGGCTCTGCCTCTGCTTCAGAAATTATGGCAGGCGCTATTCAAGATAATGACCGTGGAATTATTGTCGGTCGCCGCTCTTTTGGTAAAGGCTTGGTCCAAGAACAATATGGCCTAAGTGATGAATCTGCACTTCGCCTTACCGTTGCCCGCTATTATACCCCCTCTGGCCGCCTCATTCAACGTCCCTATAAAAAAGGCGATGAAGAAAGCTATGATCAAGATTTTGAAAGTCGCCTGAAATCGGGTGAACTTTATGAAGAAGATAGCATTAAAATCCTAGACTCTACGGTATACAAAACTACAGGCGGTCGCTTAGTCTATGGCGGCGGCGGAATTATCCCCGATGTTTTTGTTCCCCTAGATAGCCTCAACCGCAACGATTTTTATGTCAATGCCCGCTTTAATCTACCCGCTTTCGTTTATCGCTATCTCGACCAACATTTTAAAGCCTTTGAAGGACAAAAAGCAGATGATTTTCTCAGAAATTATCAACCTCCAACTCAACTTATGCAGGCCTTTAAAGAGTATTTGGTCGAACAAAAGGAATTGGAACTAGACCCCGCAGCTTGGCAAAAAAGTCAAGCCAGCCTCAAACGCTACATTAAAGGCTATCTAGCCGAACAATTGTTTGGCGAAGCCTATTTCTATAAAGCAATGGCTGAAAAAGATCCCGTGGTTTTAGCTGCCGTTAAGGGTTTGAAAACAGAATAA